In Vitis vinifera cultivar Pinot Noir 40024 chromosome 17, ASM3070453v1, one genomic interval encodes:
- the LOC100264561 gene encoding probable serine/threonine-protein kinase At1g54610: MGCVQSKRASRDDPSAAGESDRQRELEELSNALKNVVKGRKEGMEVARGVEREKVTRAGDSPATERRRPRPEPYLRSQRGWPSWLLDALGDGIQDWTPRCANSFEKLDKIGQGTYSNVYKARDLITGKIVALKKVRFDNLGPESVKFMGREILVLRKLNHPNVIKLEGLVTSRMSCSLYLVFEYMEHDLAGLVGHGSYLSTSQGRKFTEPQVKCFMKQLLSGLEHCHNQGVLHRDIKGSNLLINNEGILKIADFGLATFFDPDRRRPMTSRVVTLWYRPPELLLGATYYGVGVDLWSAGCILAELLGGKPIMPGRTEVEQVHKIFKLCGSPSEEYWKKSKLPHATIFKPQQPYKRCVAEAFKDFPCSSLPLIEALLSIDPDDRGTATSALNSEFFTTEPYACEPSSLPKCPPTKEIDVIKLRDEARRQRGVSGKANVVDGNRRVRARDRGGRAVPAPEANAELQANLDKWRVMNPANSESKSEKFPPPHQDGAVGFPHTSRNGPVSFGATDTSFSSSFFNLKHSTSVRHTGTAGGPSKRKSSRAEPQTAPSRRFLRLLKTSSTTPSMHPSSKGKESVSEVFGSQKLGKGDKCPD; the protein is encoded by the exons ATGGGTTGCGTTCAGAGCAAGAGAGCTTCCAGAGATGACCCGAGCGCGGCCGGGGAGTCGGACAGGCAGCGGGAGCTGGAGGAGCTGTCAAACGCTCTTAAGAATGTTGTTAAGGGTAGGAAGGAGGGAATGGAGGTCGCAAGGGGGGTGGAGAGGGAGAAGGTTACACGTGCCGGAGATTCCCCGGCGACGGAGCGGCGGCGACCGCGTCCGGAGCCGTACTTGAGGAGCCAACGAGGGTGGCCGTCGTGGTTGTTGGACGCCCTTGGTGACGGAATCCAGGATTGGACTCCTCGCTGCGCCAACTCCTTCGAGAAGCTCGATAAG ATCGGCCAAGGAACGTACAGCAATGTTTATAAAGCAAGGGATCTAATTACAGGAAAGATAGTAGCTTTGAAAAAGGTTAGGTTTGATAATTTGGGGCCAGAGAGCGTGAAATTCATGGGAAGAGAGATTCTTGTTCTTCGAAAACTCAATCATCCCAATGTGATTAAGCTTGAAGGTTTGGTTACATCAAGAATGTCTTGTAGCCTCTACTTGGTTTTTGAGTACATGGAGCACGATCTCGCAGGCCTCGTTGGCCATGGCTCCTATCTCTCCACCAGCCAAGGCCGCAAATTCACTGAGCCACAG GTCAAATGCTTTATGAAGCAATTACTCTCTGGGCTTGAGCATTGTCACAACCAAGGTGTTCTGCATCGAGATATCAAGGGTTCCAATCTGTTAATCAACAATGAAGGAATTCTAAAAATAGCTGATTTTGGACTGGCTACTTTTTTTGATCCTGACCGCAGGCGGCCCATGACTAGTAGAGTTGTCACTCTTTGGTACCGACCCCCAGAACTACTTCTTGGGGCCACTTATTATGGTGTTGGTGTTGACCTTTGGAGTGCTGGCTGCATTTTGGCGGAGTTGCTTGGTGGGAAGCCAATAATGCCTGGACGAACAGAG GTTGAACAAGTGCATAAGATATTCAAGTTATGTGGCTCCCCATCTGAAGAATATTGGAAGAAATCCAAACTGCCACATGCAACAATCTTTAAGCCGCAACAGCCGTACAAACGCTGTGTAGCAGAAGCATTCAAGGATTTCCCTTGTTCTTCGCTTCCTTTGATTGAAGCTCTTCTTTCAATTGATCCTGATGACCGAGGCACTGCCACTTCTGCTTTAAATAGTGAA TTCTTTACTACTGAACCATATGCTTGTGAGCCGTCAAGTTTGCCAAAGtgtcctcccaccaaagaaattgatgtaataaaattaagagatgAAGCAAGAAG GCAAAGAGGGGTGAGCGGGAAAGCCAATGTTGTTGATGGTAACAGAAGAGTCAGAGCTCGTGATCGGGGTGGACGGGCAGTTCCAGCTCCAGAAGCCAATGCAGAGCTCCAAGCAAACTTGGAT AAGTGGAGAGTGATGAATCCAGCAAATTCCGAGAGCAAGAGCGAGAAATTCCCGCCTCCCCATCAGGATGGAGCAGTTGGATTCCCTCACACATCACGCAATGGACCTGTATCATTTGGTGCAACTGATACTTCATTTAGCTCATCATTTTTCAATCTAAAGCACTCGACATCTGTTCGACATACTGGGACTGCAGGAGGCCCTTCAAAGAGAAAAAGCAGCAGAGCAGAGCCCCAAACAGCTCCATCTCGTAGGTTCCTCCGATTACTCAAGACATCCTCAACAACTCCATCAATGCATCCAAGCTCAAAGGGCAAAGAATCAGTTTCAGAAGTTTTTGGCAGCCAAAAA CTAGGGAAGGGGGACAAGTGCCCGGATTGA